In Listeria monocytogenes, the following proteins share a genomic window:
- a CDS encoding glycerol dehydratase reactivase beta/small subunit family protein: MIPVVSKPAIYFHADVDANPDSIKQVLFGIEEEGIPCELEIMPLKDEVQAAFRASASSPLLVGVTLKNDHLVIHYRNLPPDKPLFSAYRFCATTLENQRNMGMNAARLVKGVPFK, from the coding sequence ATGATTCCAGTTGTTAGTAAGCCAGCAATTTATTTTCATGCAGATGTAGACGCGAATCCAGACAGTATTAAACAAGTTTTATTTGGAATAGAAGAAGAAGGCATTCCATGTGAATTAGAAATTATGCCTTTGAAAGACGAAGTGCAAGCAGCATTTCGAGCATCTGCGAGTTCTCCGCTTCTAGTAGGGGTTACGCTGAAAAATGATCATTTAGTGATTCATTATCGTAATTTACCCCCAGATAAACCACTATTTTCAGCGTATCGTTTTTGCGCAACCACACTAGAAAATCAGCGAAATATGGGAATGAATGCAGCGCGACTTGTCAAGGGTGTACCTTTTAAATAA
- a CDS encoding BMC domain-containing protein, with product MHQAIGMIEIKGLASAITVADTMAKVANIQLIDTEKAKGFGWITVKVEGDVAAVNAALEAGEQTAIASDSFIAKKVIPRPGEEIFTVFWPKEEIEPEQPEVMVETEKVEETEVPAEATCNLCHDPLCPRVKGDPRQDCIHFEEEK from the coding sequence ATGCATCAAGCAATTGGAATGATTGAAATTAAAGGACTTGCTTCAGCGATAACCGTAGCAGATACAATGGCAAAAGTAGCCAATATCCAACTTATAGACACGGAAAAAGCAAAAGGTTTTGGCTGGATTACTGTGAAAGTGGAAGGTGATGTTGCAGCTGTGAATGCGGCACTGGAAGCAGGCGAACAAACCGCAATAGCCTCAGACAGTTTTATTGCGAAAAAAGTCATTCCTCGACCAGGGGAAGAGATTTTTACAGTATTTTGGCCAAAAGAAGAAATAGAGCCAGAACAGCCGGAAGTGATGGTTGAAACAGAAAAAGTGGAAGAAACCGAAGTCCCGGCAGAAGCGACTTGCAATCTATGTCATGACCCACTTTGCCCACGAGTAAAAGGGGATCCGAGACAAGATTGTATCCATTTTGAAGAAGAGAAGTAA
- a CDS encoding diol dehydratase small subunit, whose amino-acid sequence MNQEALENMVRNILQEVNSGAVSTTTSQKVSGDTLTVRDYPLGTKRPELVKTSTSKSLDDITLKSVLDGTIKPEDVRVTAETLKMQAQVARDAGRATLANNFERAAELTIVPDERILEIYNAMRPYRSSREELLAIADELESVYHATICSNYVREAAQLYQERKKLKGDN is encoded by the coding sequence ATGAATCAAGAAGCACTAGAAAATATGGTTAGAAATATTTTACAAGAAGTAAATAGTGGCGCAGTATCCACAACAACTTCTCAAAAAGTGAGCGGAGATACACTGACAGTACGAGATTATCCACTCGGAACAAAACGTCCAGAACTTGTAAAAACATCGACATCAAAATCATTAGACGACATTACGTTGAAAAGTGTTCTAGATGGCACAATCAAACCGGAAGATGTTCGTGTAACAGCGGAAACGCTTAAAATGCAAGCACAAGTAGCAAGAGATGCCGGACGTGCAACACTCGCGAATAATTTCGAACGTGCAGCAGAGCTAACAATCGTTCCAGATGAACGCATTTTAGAAATTTATAATGCGATGCGTCCTTATCGTTCCTCAAGAGAAGAATTACTTGCGATTGCGGATGAATTAGAGAGTGTTTATCATGCAACTATCTGTTCTAATTATGTTCGTGAAGCAGCACAGCTTTATCAAGAGCGTAAGAAATTAAAAGGCGATAATTAA
- a CDS encoding cob(I)yrinic acid a,c-diamide adenosyltransferase, whose product MSIYTKTGDKGTTALFDGNRVKKYDDRVETYGSFDELNAEISVAEKFVTSAENKSLLRNVERQLFYVCAELATEHEASLASKIIITENDINQLEKVIDDYTAKLPKVDSFVLPGSSTAGAFLHSARTVARRGERLLVRLSEQTAIRKELLKFVNRLSDFLYILAREEDFRQMLDKATKLIVAKYLEQTGQEKSVTCDLSFSFCEKLMHQVCIVSEEIGVPVTLAIVDAHGNARFNYRMEHALLVSAELATKKAYSAVAMKTSTEKLTEAVQPGAPLYQLETLTNGDIVTFGGGVPIYGKDGAIIGGMGISGGSVEEDIHIAKKALSMIEKG is encoded by the coding sequence GTGAGTATCTATACAAAAACCGGCGATAAAGGGACAACGGCACTATTTGATGGGAATCGTGTGAAAAAATACGATGACCGCGTCGAAACCTATGGGTCGTTTGATGAGCTGAATGCAGAAATTAGTGTAGCAGAAAAATTCGTGACTTCAGCTGAGAATAAGTCTTTGCTTAGAAACGTGGAGCGGCAGTTGTTTTACGTTTGCGCAGAACTTGCAACAGAGCACGAAGCATCCCTCGCCAGCAAAATTATTATTACAGAAAACGACATCAATCAACTTGAAAAAGTCATTGATGATTACACTGCAAAGTTGCCAAAAGTCGATAGTTTTGTTCTTCCTGGATCAAGCACAGCCGGAGCATTTCTTCATAGCGCAAGGACTGTTGCTAGGCGCGGTGAGCGATTATTAGTTCGTTTGTCAGAACAAACAGCTATCCGAAAAGAGTTATTAAAATTTGTAAATCGCTTATCGGATTTCCTGTATATTCTTGCTAGAGAAGAAGATTTCAGACAAATGCTCGATAAAGCAACCAAGCTCATTGTTGCCAAATACTTAGAGCAAACTGGCCAAGAAAAGTCAGTTACATGCGATTTGTCTTTTTCCTTTTGTGAAAAATTAATGCACCAAGTTTGCATCGTTTCAGAAGAAATTGGTGTTCCAGTCACACTTGCTATCGTCGATGCGCACGGTAATGCCAGATTTAATTACCGGATGGAGCACGCTCTTTTAGTAAGTGCAGAACTGGCAACGAAAAAAGCATATTCAGCTGTAGCAATGAAAACTAGTACAGAAAAATTAACAGAAGCAGTTCAGCCAGGAGCCCCACTTTATCAATTAGAAACACTGACAAATGGTGACATTGTAACCTTTGGCGGGGGTGTTCCTATCTACGGAAAAGATGGAGCTATTATTGGTGGAATGGGGATTAGCGGCGGATCAGTGGAGGAAGATATCCACATTGCGAAAAAAGCATTATCAATGATAGAGAAGGGGTAA
- a CDS encoding aldehyde dehydrogenase family protein — MESLELEKLVKKVLLEKLAEQKDIPVKTTVKGAKSGVFDTVDEAVQAAVIAQNSYKEKSLEERRNVVKAIREALYPEIESIAARAVAETGMGNVADKILKNTLAIEKTPGVEDLYTEVATGDNGMTLYELSPYGVIGAVAPSTNPTETLICNTIGMLAAGNAVFYSPHPGAKNISLWLIEKLNTIVRESCGVDNLVVTVEKPSIQAAQEMMNHPKVPLLVITGGPGVVLQAMQSGKKVIGAGAGNPPSIVDETANIEKAAADIVDGASFDHNILCIAEKSIVAVDSIADFLMFQMEKNGALHVTNPSDIQKLEKVAVTDKGVTNKKLVGKSASEILKEAGIVCDFSPRLIIVETEKTHPFATVELLMPIVPVVRVPNFDEALDVAIELEQGLHHTATMHSQNISRLNKAARDMQTSIFVKNGPSFAGLGFRGEGSTTFTIATPTGEGTTTARHFARRRRCVLTDGFSIR, encoded by the coding sequence ATGGAATCATTAGAACTCGAAAAACTAGTGAAAAAAGTTCTCTTAGAAAAATTAGCAGAACAAAAAGATATACCAGTAAAAACAACGGTCAAAGGTGCGAAAAGTGGAGTTTTTGATACGGTTGATGAAGCCGTTCAAGCTGCCGTTATAGCACAAAACAGCTATAAAGAAAAATCGCTAGAAGAACGCCGCAATGTGGTGAAGGCTATTCGTGAAGCACTTTATCCAGAAATTGAATCCATTGCGGCGCGAGCAGTTGCTGAAACTGGTATGGGAAATGTGGCGGATAAAATTTTGAAAAACACGTTAGCGATTGAAAAAACGCCAGGTGTGGAAGATTTGTATACAGAAGTTGCTACTGGTGATAATGGCATGACGCTTTACGAACTTTCTCCATATGGCGTAATCGGGGCTGTTGCACCAAGCACGAACCCAACGGAAACCTTGATTTGCAATACAATCGGCATGCTTGCAGCTGGAAATGCTGTTTTTTATAGCCCGCATCCTGGTGCCAAAAATATTTCTCTCTGGTTGATTGAAAAGTTGAATACGATTGTTCGTGAAAGTTGCGGTGTTGATAACTTAGTTGTTACAGTCGAAAAACCATCCATTCAAGCAGCGCAAGAAATGATGAATCATCCGAAAGTACCGCTTCTTGTTATTACAGGTGGCCCTGGTGTAGTTCTTCAAGCCATGCAATCCGGTAAAAAAGTTATTGGCGCAGGTGCCGGGAATCCGCCATCTATTGTAGACGAGACAGCAAACATCGAAAAAGCAGCTGCTGATATCGTAGACGGCGCCTCTTTTGACCATAATATTCTATGTATTGCGGAGAAAAGTATTGTTGCAGTTGATAGCATCGCAGATTTCTTAATGTTCCAAATGGAAAAAAATGGTGCACTACATGTCACCAATCCAAGCGATATTCAAAAACTAGAAAAAGTAGCTGTCACAGATAAAGGCGTAACAAACAAAAAATTAGTCGGAAAAAGTGCTTCAGAAATTTTAAAAGAAGCGGGGATTGTTTGTGATTTTTCACCACGTTTAATTATTGTGGAAACAGAAAAAACACATCCGTTTGCAACTGTAGAATTATTGATGCCGATTGTTCCTGTTGTAAGAGTTCCTAATTTTGACGAAGCGCTTGATGTCGCTATTGAATTAGAGCAAGGCTTGCATCACACAGCAACGATGCATTCGCAAAATATTTCTAGATTAAACAAAGCTGCACGAGACATGCAAACATCCATCTTTGTCAAAAATGGTCCTTCATTTGCGGGATTAGGCTTTAGAGGAGAAGGTAGCACTACTTTCACTATTGCAACGCCTACCGGAGAAGGGACAACTACCGCACGTCATTTTGCTAGACGTCGCCGTTGTGTTTTAACAGATGGTTTTTCGATTCGTTAA
- the eutJ gene encoding ethanolamine utilization protein EutJ, which translates to MDILQTANERMEQLAALMNKDIKQKVSADQKVKVGVDLGTSSIVFVVLDEHDVPLFGAFEFADAVRDGLVVNYRESVEVVTRLKDRAEKCLGITLTHASGAIPPGTIGNNKKVVANVIESAGMEALYTIDEPTAAAAVLGLQDGAVVDVGGGTTGISVFENGEVIYTADEPTGGTHMTLVLAGYYGVPVEEAEQNKREQKDSSEHFSVMRPVVEKMAEITRVHLEKSPSEPLYIVGGASAYSQFKDTFESYLKMPVFQPNYPQYVTPLGIAMSSGSENL; encoded by the coding sequence ATGGATATTCTACAAACAGCAAATGAACGAATGGAACAGCTTGCAGCGCTAATGAATAAAGATATTAAACAAAAAGTTTCTGCTGATCAGAAAGTGAAAGTTGGCGTCGATTTAGGTACTTCCTCCATCGTGTTTGTTGTTCTAGATGAACATGATGTGCCACTTTTTGGAGCGTTTGAATTCGCAGATGCTGTTCGCGATGGTCTCGTTGTTAATTACCGCGAGTCTGTAGAGGTTGTGACACGACTGAAAGACCGCGCAGAAAAATGTTTAGGTATAACTTTAACACATGCTTCTGGAGCTATCCCGCCAGGTACTATCGGAAATAATAAAAAAGTAGTGGCGAATGTGATCGAAAGTGCGGGAATGGAAGCACTTTATACGATTGACGAACCAACTGCGGCAGCCGCGGTACTAGGATTACAAGATGGCGCAGTGGTTGATGTCGGCGGTGGTACGACTGGAATCAGCGTTTTTGAAAATGGTGAAGTGATTTATACTGCAGATGAACCAACTGGAGGAACGCATATGACGCTTGTTCTTGCGGGATATTATGGTGTTCCAGTAGAAGAAGCCGAGCAGAATAAACGCGAGCAAAAAGATTCTAGTGAGCATTTTTCTGTGATGCGTCCAGTAGTGGAAAAAATGGCAGAAATTACCCGTGTTCATCTCGAGAAATCTCCCTCAGAGCCACTTTACATTGTTGGCGGTGCTTCCGCATATAGCCAGTTCAAAGATACGTTTGAAAGCTATTTGAAGATGCCTGTTTTTCAACCGAATTATCCACAGTATGTCACGCCACTTGGTATTGCTATGAGTTCAGGGAGCGAGAATCTATGA
- a CDS encoding EutN/CcmL family microcompartment protein translates to MFMAKITGSVVSTKKEDSLTGKKLMIVQPVDANGEHVRSEEVACDSVGAGIGEYVLVARGNAARSVFAEPNSAIDSAIIAIVDSFDK, encoded by the coding sequence ATGTTTATGGCAAAAATAACAGGAAGTGTAGTTTCTACAAAAAAAGAAGACTCACTTACTGGTAAAAAATTGATGATTGTACAACCGGTTGATGCAAATGGAGAGCATGTGCGCTCAGAAGAAGTAGCGTGTGACTCTGTTGGGGCAGGAATTGGGGAGTATGTGCTTGTTGCTCGTGGCAATGCAGCTAGAAGTGTTTTTGCGGAACCAAATAGTGCGATTGATTCGGCAATTATTGCAATTGTCGATAGTTTTGATAAGTAA
- a CDS encoding 1-propanol dehydrogenase PduQ, which translates to MNSFQIKTKVAFGTNSLQVLKEIKNKNVWIICDRFLADGEGLQGLIGQLDTSNNVHIFTDVVPDPPISKVAGGVSEAGKIQPQVMIAFGGGSAIDTAKGIYYFAKRLEKINISTFIAIPTTSGTGSEVTAATVITDPTTKIKYPLFLDELIPDMAILDAQLVVTVPPAITANTGMDVLTHAIEAYVSKDASDYTDALGEKSVQLTLRFLTSCYDDGRNLANREKMHNASTMAGMAFNCANLGLNHSIAHQLGAQFHVPHGLANAILLDAVIRFNAFKNRETEQKYAEMARICGIASRSDSNETAVRLLRERIVAMMEHMQMPRTLTDAGVAKEKVYAKMDEIATNALKDACLPTSPTTPSHQELKEILEQII; encoded by the coding sequence ATGAACAGCTTTCAAATTAAAACAAAAGTAGCTTTTGGTACGAATAGTTTACAAGTTTTAAAAGAAATAAAAAATAAAAATGTTTGGATTATTTGTGATCGTTTTTTGGCTGATGGGGAAGGGCTTCAAGGTTTAATTGGACAATTGGATACATCTAATAATGTGCATATTTTCACCGATGTCGTACCTGATCCACCTATTTCCAAAGTAGCTGGAGGGGTTAGTGAGGCTGGCAAAATCCAACCGCAAGTCATGATTGCTTTTGGTGGTGGTTCAGCGATTGATACGGCCAAGGGAATCTACTATTTCGCTAAGCGGTTAGAAAAAATCAATATCAGTACTTTTATTGCAATTCCAACCACCAGCGGTACGGGTTCAGAAGTTACAGCCGCAACCGTTATCACTGATCCAACAACGAAAATTAAATATCCACTTTTCTTAGATGAACTAATTCCGGATATGGCTATTTTGGATGCGCAACTGGTTGTTACAGTACCGCCAGCCATTACAGCAAACACGGGAATGGATGTCTTAACACACGCTATCGAAGCTTATGTCTCTAAAGATGCAAGCGATTATACCGATGCTCTTGGTGAAAAAAGTGTGCAATTAACATTACGTTTCTTAACGAGCTGTTATGATGATGGTCGTAATTTAGCGAATCGAGAAAAAATGCATAATGCCTCTACTATGGCTGGAATGGCTTTTAACTGCGCCAATTTAGGCTTGAATCACAGTATTGCGCATCAACTTGGTGCACAGTTCCACGTACCACACGGTCTAGCCAATGCGATTTTACTGGATGCAGTGATTCGTTTTAACGCCTTTAAAAATCGCGAAACAGAACAAAAATATGCAGAAATGGCACGCATTTGTGGCATTGCTTCCAGATCAGACTCGAACGAAACAGCTGTCCGCTTACTCCGCGAGAGAATTGTAGCGATGATGGAACATATGCAAATGCCACGCACATTGACAGACGCCGGTGTAGCAAAAGAAAAAGTCTATGCAAAAATGGACGAAATTGCAACGAATGCACTGAAAGATGCTTGCTTACCAACTAGTCCTACGACACCGTCACATCAAGAACTAAAAGAAATTTTAGAACAAATCATTTAG
- the pduA gene encoding propanediol utilization microcompartment protein PduA: MNNALGMIETKGLVGAIEAADAMVKAANVSLVGYEKIGSGLVTVMVRGDVGAVKAATDAGAAAARNVGEVQSIHVIPRPHNDVETLLPKGL; the protein is encoded by the coding sequence ATGAATAATGCACTTGGAATGATTGAAACTAAAGGTCTTGTTGGCGCAATTGAAGCAGCTGACGCAATGGTAAAAGCAGCAAATGTATCACTAGTAGGGTATGAAAAAATCGGTTCAGGTCTTGTAACTGTTATGGTTCGCGGTGATGTAGGCGCAGTAAAAGCAGCAACAGATGCAGGCGCAGCAGCAGCTCGTAATGTTGGCGAAGTACAATCTATCCACGTTATCCCACGTCCGCACAATGATGTAGAAACCTTGCTACCAAAAGGTTTATAA
- a CDS encoding diol dehydratase reactivase subunit alpha: MKYIAGIDIGNSTTEVALAMANSSKEAAFVASAITDTTGIKGTKQNLHGIFKALRLALEKVNATTEDLAEIRINEATPVIGDVAMETITETIITESTMIGHNPKTPGGLGMGSGVTVLLDDVTSKSKDADYIVIIPKTVDFEDAAKQINTYVENGYQITAAILQADDGVLVHNRLNHKIPIVDEVGFIDKVPVDMLAAVEVAAPGKVIETISNPYGIATVFHLNSDETKNIIPVARALIGNRSAVVIKTPEGDVKARTIPAGHIELQSGSRTQRVNVAEGSEKIMQAIMSLPKLDNASGEPGTNIGGMLEKVRQTMAGLTDKLPADIFIQDLLAVDTFVPVDVQGGLAGEFSMEQAVGIASMVKSDHLQMAAIASEIEQELQVSVKIGGAEAEAAILGALTTPGTNTPLAILDLGAGSTDASIINGKGEIIATHLAGAGDMVTMIIQSEIGLEDRYLAEDIKKYPLAKVESIFHIRHEDGTVQFFDTPLSPTVFAKVVIVKPDGFVPIPGDVSIEKIKLIRRSAKERVFVTNTIRALKYVSPTGNIRDIPFVVIVGGSALDFEIPQLITDALSHYSLVAGRGNIRGKEGPRNAVATGLILAGGAKA; this comes from the coding sequence ATGAAGTATATTGCAGGGATTGATATCGGGAATTCTACAACGGAAGTGGCACTTGCTATGGCAAACTCCTCGAAGGAAGCAGCGTTTGTTGCTAGTGCTATTACGGACACAACCGGTATCAAAGGAACAAAACAAAATCTTCACGGGATTTTTAAAGCATTGCGACTTGCTTTAGAGAAAGTAAATGCGACGACCGAGGACTTAGCCGAAATCCGTATCAATGAAGCGACACCAGTGATTGGCGATGTGGCAATGGAAACTATTACAGAAACAATCATTACTGAGTCTACGATGATTGGTCACAATCCTAAAACACCAGGGGGACTTGGTATGGGTTCAGGTGTGACGGTGCTATTGGATGACGTTACATCTAAATCAAAAGATGCAGACTACATTGTGATTATCCCGAAAACAGTCGATTTTGAAGATGCAGCAAAGCAAATTAATACTTACGTCGAAAATGGCTATCAAATCACAGCTGCAATTCTTCAAGCAGATGACGGGGTTCTCGTGCATAACCGACTAAACCATAAGATTCCGATTGTCGATGAAGTTGGTTTTATTGATAAAGTACCGGTCGATATGTTAGCAGCTGTTGAAGTTGCAGCTCCCGGAAAAGTCATTGAAACCATTTCTAACCCATATGGTATTGCGACAGTATTTCATTTGAATTCGGATGAAACGAAAAATATCATTCCTGTGGCACGAGCTTTAATTGGCAATCGTTCGGCGGTGGTGATTAAAACGCCAGAAGGTGATGTCAAAGCTCGAACAATACCAGCGGGGCATATCGAACTTCAATCAGGATCCAGAACGCAGCGTGTCAATGTCGCAGAAGGCTCTGAGAAAATCATGCAAGCCATTATGTCACTTCCAAAACTCGACAATGCTAGCGGAGAACCAGGAACAAATATCGGCGGCATGCTAGAAAAAGTGCGCCAAACGATGGCTGGACTAACAGATAAATTGCCAGCAGATATTTTTATTCAAGATTTGCTAGCTGTGGATACATTTGTTCCAGTAGATGTTCAAGGTGGGCTTGCAGGGGAGTTTTCCATGGAACAAGCGGTTGGTATTGCCTCCATGGTAAAAAGTGATCACTTGCAAATGGCAGCCATCGCCTCAGAAATCGAACAAGAACTGCAAGTAAGCGTCAAAATTGGTGGTGCAGAAGCAGAGGCTGCCATTCTCGGAGCGCTTACTACACCGGGAACTAATACTCCACTTGCCATTTTAGATTTAGGTGCTGGATCCACAGATGCCTCGATTATCAACGGAAAAGGAGAAATTATCGCAACTCATTTAGCTGGTGCTGGCGATATGGTAACGATGATTATCCAGTCAGAAATTGGCCTTGAAGACCGTTATTTAGCCGAAGATATTAAAAAATATCCGCTTGCTAAAGTCGAAAGTATTTTCCACATTCGGCATGAAGATGGCACAGTGCAATTTTTCGATACGCCGCTTTCTCCAACTGTTTTTGCCAAAGTGGTGATTGTAAAACCTGATGGCTTTGTGCCAATACCTGGGGATGTATCAATTGAAAAAATCAAATTAATTCGCCGTTCAGCTAAGGAGCGTGTCTTTGTAACGAATACCATCCGCGCATTAAAATATGTCAGCCCAACTGGGAATATTCGAGATATTCCATTTGTCGTAATTGTTGGAGGATCAGCCCTTGATTTTGAGATTCCACAATTAATTACCGATGCACTTTCTCATTATTCACTCGTTGCTGGCCGTGGGAATATTCGTGGTAAAGAAGGCCCTAGAAATGCAGTTGCAACAGGCTTAATTCTAGCTGGAGGTGCTAAGGCATGA
- a CDS encoding propanediol/glycerol family dehydratase medium subunit, whose protein sequence is MVEINEKVLRGIISEVLDELQLKEDKVSFQKEQPSVAVSDESFLTEVGDAKPGRQKDEVVIAVAPAFGKYQTKNIVGVPHKQILREVIAGIEEEGLKARVVRVFRSSDVAFVAVEGDKLSGSGICIGIQSRGTALIHQKDLQPLSNLELFPQAPLITLETYRAIGKNAAKYAKGESPNPVPMVNDQMARPKFQAKAALLHIKETKHVVQGKNAVELQVN, encoded by the coding sequence ATGGTTGAAATTAACGAAAAAGTACTTCGCGGAATTATCTCAGAAGTACTAGATGAATTACAGCTAAAAGAAGATAAAGTTTCTTTCCAAAAAGAACAGCCAAGTGTTGCAGTTTCGGATGAAAGCTTTTTAACAGAAGTTGGGGATGCGAAGCCGGGTAGACAAAAAGATGAAGTTGTTATTGCGGTCGCACCAGCTTTTGGTAAATATCAAACAAAAAACATTGTTGGTGTTCCACATAAACAAATTTTACGAGAAGTGATTGCAGGTATTGAAGAAGAAGGGTTAAAAGCACGTGTTGTTCGTGTATTCCGTTCTTCTGACGTAGCTTTCGTCGCAGTAGAAGGCGACAAATTAAGTGGTTCTGGCATTTGTATCGGCATTCAGTCGCGCGGTACAGCATTAATCCACCAAAAAGATTTACAACCACTTTCTAACTTAGAGCTATTCCCGCAAGCACCACTAATTACGCTAGAAACATACCGGGCGATTGGTAAAAATGCGGCAAAATATGCCAAAGGTGAATCACCAAATCCAGTGCCAATGGTCAATGATCAAATGGCACGCCCGAAATTCCAAGCCAAAGCAGCTTTACTTCATATCAAAGAAACAAAACATGTTGTTCAAGGGAAAAATGCAGTCGAATTACAAGTAAACTAA
- the pduM gene encoding PduM family microcompartment protein, which translates to MIEKLVQIIVQRLKLRATNKTSIAISKLPRDPVAIFIESGTIRLTQVNKHFLERILGGNRAESLTVWFEKATDYGVTIELELYDNGEPWLDYAMLSQLNYPVFTSNGERLFHASNQVVCYGDSAVIPSGSTLCKYKKQLITPLANEYLTKNNIAVRERQ; encoded by the coding sequence ATGATAGAAAAATTAGTGCAAATTATTGTCCAGCGCTTGAAACTTCGTGCGACAAATAAAACTTCTATCGCTATCAGCAAACTTCCACGCGATCCAGTTGCGATTTTTATAGAAAGTGGAACGATTCGATTAACTCAAGTAAATAAACATTTTCTTGAGCGAATTCTCGGTGGAAATCGAGCAGAATCACTAACTGTTTGGTTTGAAAAAGCTACGGATTATGGAGTGACGATTGAACTTGAATTGTACGATAACGGCGAACCTTGGCTGGATTATGCAATGCTTAGTCAGTTAAATTACCCCGTTTTTACGAGTAATGGTGAGCGACTTTTTCATGCAAGTAATCAAGTAGTTTGTTACGGTGATAGCGCGGTAATCCCAAGCGGAAGTACACTTTGCAAATATAAAAAGCAGCTTATTACACCGCTTGCAAATGAATATTTAACGAAAAATAATATTGCAGTGCGGGAAAGGCAGTGA
- a CDS encoding phosphate propanoyltransferase produces the protein MEREELKAIIKQIVADKLSGAETEIPIGVSNRHIHLTETDYNQLFPNEPIQVKKWLKQPGEFAAEQTLTVVSEKGELHRVRILGPLRKFSQVELSKTDARMLGMKIPIRVSGDIDGTPGIKLVSKHSEIFLPKGAIVAKRHIHLPESVANEFGVKQGDEVSVLVGSEMRSLVLNHCTIRVNNQFIPEMHIDTDEANAADIAGTCFAKIIKS, from the coding sequence GTGGAAAGAGAAGAATTAAAAGCAATAATCAAGCAAATAGTAGCAGATAAACTTAGTGGTGCGGAAACAGAGATTCCTATTGGAGTCTCTAACCGCCACATACATTTAACAGAAACAGACTATAACCAACTTTTTCCAAATGAACCTATTCAAGTAAAAAAATGGCTCAAACAACCCGGCGAATTTGCTGCTGAGCAAACCCTTACTGTTGTTTCAGAAAAGGGAGAACTGCATCGTGTCCGCATTTTAGGACCACTTCGGAAATTTTCGCAAGTAGAGCTTTCTAAAACGGATGCAAGAATGCTTGGTATGAAGATTCCAATCCGCGTTTCCGGAGATATTGACGGGACACCTGGAATCAAACTCGTTTCGAAACATAGCGAAATCTTCTTACCAAAAGGAGCGATTGTCGCGAAACGCCACATCCATTTACCAGAAAGTGTGGCGAATGAATTCGGTGTGAAACAAGGCGATGAAGTCTCCGTTCTAGTAGGTTCAGAAATGCGAAGTCTTGTTTTAAATCATTGTACGATTCGAGTAAACAATCAATTTATACCAGAAATGCATATTGATACGGATGAAGCAAATGCAGCAGATATTGCTGGCACGTGCTTTGCAAAAATAATCAAGTCGTGA